A window from uncultured Desulfobacter sp. encodes these proteins:
- the hemW gene encoding radical SAM family heme chaperone HemW — protein MLVPEHLYIHVPFCVKKCRYCDFYSKTDLSLIPDYVSALVREIQLRSQLDESKSTGHAATVYFGGGTPSLLEPRHIDAVLQALDNAFGLCRQTEITLEVNPGTLDEGYLTSFQAMGVNRVSLGVQSLDPEQLSLLGRIHSADDAAHAVEKVRAAGIDNISLDLIYGLPGQTGDHLIRELDAALALKPAHLSCYMLTLEPGTALGAMHEQGKFLPMAQSDQVDLFCTAAQYLKACGWDHYEVSNFARHASLRSRHNRAYWQMVPYHGFGPAAHSYAVDVNTDGSIAYKRFWNAPDLHGYIKALNAGRAPESDSETLTLEQRQMEYVMVGLRTAMGLDLKIGQSLWRNRFLTVFQHLMDNLEDKGFARRRDAGQRFVLTLEGWMRLDSIVASFVERI, from the coding sequence ATGCTTGTGCCTGAGCATCTATATATTCATGTTCCCTTCTGTGTAAAAAAATGCCGGTACTGCGATTTTTATTCCAAAACCGATCTCTCCCTGATTCCTGATTATGTCTCGGCCCTGGTCCGGGAGATTCAGTTGCGTTCGCAATTAGATGAATCAAAATCCACAGGCCATGCAGCAACCGTCTATTTTGGGGGCGGTACCCCGTCACTGCTTGAGCCGCGACACATTGACGCCGTTTTACAGGCCCTGGACAACGCCTTCGGTCTTTGCCGTCAGACTGAAATCACCCTTGAGGTCAATCCGGGAACCCTGGACGAGGGTTATCTGACATCGTTCCAAGCCATGGGGGTTAATCGTGTCAGTCTTGGTGTCCAGTCCCTTGATCCGGAACAGCTCTCCCTTTTGGGGCGTATCCATTCAGCTGACGATGCCGCACACGCTGTGGAAAAGGTCCGTGCGGCCGGTATTGACAACATCAGTCTGGATTTGATTTACGGCCTTCCCGGTCAGACGGGTGATCACCTGATCCGGGAGCTTGATGCTGCCTTGGCTCTTAAGCCTGCGCACCTTTCCTGCTACATGCTCACGTTAGAACCGGGCACAGCTCTGGGAGCCATGCATGAACAGGGGAAGTTTCTACCCATGGCCCAATCCGATCAGGTTGATTTGTTTTGTACGGCTGCCCAATATCTGAAAGCCTGTGGTTGGGATCATTACGAAGTCTCCAATTTTGCAAGGCATGCATCCCTTCGCTCCCGGCATAATCGTGCCTACTGGCAGATGGTCCCATATCATGGATTTGGGCCGGCCGCCCATTCCTATGCCGTGGACGTCAATACGGATGGCTCGATCGCGTATAAGCGGTTCTGGAATGCACCGGATCTGCATGGCTACATCAAGGCCTTAAATGCAGGGCGCGCACCGGAATCTGACAGTGAGACACTTACCCTGGAGCAGCGGCAGATGGAGTATGTCATGGTGGGGCTGAGGACTGCCATGGGCCTTGATTTAAAAATAGGGCAGAGCCTTTGGCGGAATCGGTTTTTAACCGTATTTCAACATTTGATGGATAACCTTGAAGATAAAGGGTTTGCCCGGCGTCGGGATGCCGGGCAACGATTTGTTTTAACCCTTGAGGGCTGGATGCGGCTGGACAGTATTGTCGCTTCTTTTGTTGAACGGATTTGA
- a CDS encoding radical SAM protein, with protein sequence MADDKQTQTYQGYEQGPMYPGNDAYSLRLRLIRNCPWNRCSFCPVYKNQKFSMRSVEDIIKDIDLVHTYINRLLQENAMPIAFDQEQIHSIYTGFEIRDRIAFNNAVKWYAAGMASIFLQDANPLVMKPKDLIAVLRHIKTCFPQTETIAAYARSSTILQLPEGTLKQLHELGLNRLHVGVESGSNLVLNRMRTGVNRGGHIEAGKRIRQAGMELYAYVVPGLGGVDLSIEHALETAETLNAINPDVIKIRTLGLSPSTELAHWQARGMFEKPGDAMIATELRLMLETLGNIRSRIKSDHILNLFETVTGEMPKDKEKMIEIIDRFFNLPPQERILYQIGRRMGFFKGLEDMNSSPQMDQVRQACENYGVTPKNVDQILDRLMMRFV encoded by the coding sequence ATGGCAGACGATAAACAGACACAGACATACCAGGGCTATGAACAGGGACCCATGTATCCGGGCAATGATGCATACAGCTTGCGGTTGCGCTTGATCCGGAACTGTCCGTGGAACCGCTGTTCCTTTTGCCCGGTTTATAAAAATCAAAAATTTTCCATGCGTTCTGTGGAAGATATCATCAAAGACATTGACCTGGTTCATACCTATATTAACAGGCTGCTCCAGGAAAATGCCATGCCCATTGCCTTTGACCAGGAGCAGATTCATTCCATCTATACCGGTTTTGAAATCCGGGACCGGATTGCCTTCAATAATGCCGTCAAGTGGTATGCTGCGGGTATGGCCTCCATCTTTTTACAGGATGCCAATCCCCTGGTGATGAAGCCCAAGGATCTGATCGCTGTTCTTCGGCACATTAAGACATGTTTTCCCCAAACCGAAACCATTGCCGCCTATGCCAGAAGCAGCACCATTCTCCAATTGCCCGAAGGCACGCTGAAGCAGCTGCATGAACTTGGTCTTAACCGGCTTCACGTGGGTGTTGAAAGCGGGTCAAATCTGGTCCTTAACCGCATGCGCACCGGGGTGAACAGAGGCGGTCACATTGAGGCGGGAAAACGAATTCGCCAGGCCGGCATGGAGTTGTATGCCTATGTGGTGCCCGGATTGGGCGGCGTTGATCTATCCATTGAGCATGCCCTTGAAACGGCTGAGACTCTGAATGCCATTAATCCGGATGTGATTAAAATTCGGACCCTTGGCCTTTCACCCTCAACGGAACTTGCCCACTGGCAGGCCCGGGGGATGTTTGAAAAGCCGGGTGATGCGATGATCGCCACGGAATTGCGCCTGATGCTTGAGACCCTGGGCAATATACGGTCCCGTATAAAGAGCGATCACATTTTGAATCTGTTTGAAACGGTTACCGGTGAGATGCCCAAGGACAAAGAGAAGATGATCGAAATCATCGACCGGTTTTTTAATTTGCCCCCCCAGGAGCGCATCCTCTATCAGATCGGTCGGCGTATGGGCTTTTTCAAAGGGCTTGAGGATATGAATTCAAGTCCCCAGATGGATCAGGTTCGCCAGGCTTGTGAAAATTACGGCGTCACACCGAAGAACGTGGATCAAATTCTGGATCGGTTGATGATGCGGTTTGTTTGA
- a CDS encoding cytidylate kinase-like family protein, whose translation MPVITISRGSYSRGKEVAEKVAAELGYECISRDILIEASEEFNIPELRLVRALHDAPSALERYTHGRERFVSYIRKALLQHIQKDNVVYHGLAGHYFLLDLPNVLKIRIISDIEERVKEEVRRENISEEKARYILKKDDDERRKWGLRLYGIDTWDSRLYDMVINIKNLSVKDAADLICSTVQKPNFATTPESKKIIDDALLAAKVHAALVKLSPKSIVTANDGVVRIGDQDGALDIKTEASNEIKRVAESVEGVKEVLISIHRKADDHHAVNPFHNI comes from the coding sequence ATGCCCGTTATCACCATCTCAAGAGGTTCTTACAGTCGAGGTAAGGAAGTTGCTGAAAAGGTTGCCGCAGAACTGGGGTATGAATGTATTTCCCGTGATATTCTGATAGAAGCATCGGAAGAGTTCAATATCCCGGAGCTCAGACTGGTCAGGGCCCTTCATGACGCGCCGTCTGCCCTTGAAAGATACACCCATGGCAGGGAACGCTTTGTAAGTTACATCCGCAAAGCCCTGTTACAACATATCCAGAAAGATAATGTTGTTTATCACGGACTGGCAGGGCACTATTTTTTACTGGACCTTCCCAATGTCCTGAAAATCAGAATCATATCGGACATAGAAGAACGCGTGAAAGAAGAAGTCCGGCGGGAAAATATCTCCGAGGAAAAAGCACGCTATATCCTGAAAAAAGACGATGATGAACGAAGAAAATGGGGATTAAGATTATACGGAATTGATACCTGGGACAGCAGGCTTTATGATATGGTTATCAATATAAAAAATCTTTCGGTAAAAGATGCCGCAGATCTGATCTGCAGCACGGTTCAAAAACCCAACTTTGCCACCACCCCCGAATCGAAAAAAATCATTGACGATGCCCTATTGGCCGCAAAAGTTCATGCTGCGCTTGTAAAACTATCACCCAAAAGCATTGTCACCGCCAATGACGGGGTTGTAAGAATCGGTGATCAGGACGGTGCGCTGGACATAAAAACTGAAGCATCAAATGAAATAAAACGCGTGGCCGAAAGTGTAGAAGGGGTTAAAGAGGTTCTTATCAGTATACACAGAAAAGCGGATGACCATCATGCTGTTAATCCATTCCACAACATATGA
- a CDS encoding glycosyltransferase family 4 protein translates to MNNFYKIIHTSSRTLWGNREKRILCESLWMKKHGHQVVIVAPGDSPLFKKAKKDGLMVYPMSFKALAGIGEYGRLKEIFTGEQPFVVNAHGKCDAKLALKAAQATDVPCRIMSRHNGKRVKHTWSNKKTYKTRPHYIFTTSKESKTHLRQTFSLSDMQIFSFPDGIIMPDSDIYIDRSKRAAGRQALSNTLGVVPDTRFIGVFGTTDTPNKQLLRTLAEQLDQHFPSHHIVILGTPDTRETLDEKFSARVHMLQQTEDNEACYQALDCCIYLPDHQNFYQGVPLEVTMAMACFCPVIGPDAPGIREILIDNKTGKVFNPKQSESLPTIINWVLNTPPDLLTLIRTARTSVEKHHTMDAIGRDILRIYRLRQIKLDRRFQMIS, encoded by the coding sequence ATGAATAATTTTTATAAAATCATCCATACGTCAAGCCGGACCCTGTGGGGCAACAGGGAAAAACGCATTTTGTGCGAATCATTGTGGATGAAAAAACATGGTCATCAGGTCGTTATTGTCGCACCTGGGGATAGTCCATTATTTAAAAAAGCCAAAAAGGATGGCTTGATGGTCTACCCCATGTCCTTCAAAGCACTGGCCGGCATCGGTGAATATGGCAGACTCAAAGAAATATTTACCGGAGAACAGCCGTTTGTGGTCAACGCCCACGGCAAATGCGACGCAAAACTGGCCTTAAAAGCCGCCCAGGCAACGGATGTTCCCTGCAGAATCATGTCCCGCCACAATGGGAAACGAGTTAAACATACCTGGTCCAATAAAAAAACATATAAAACCCGGCCCCACTATATTTTTACAACCTCAAAAGAGAGCAAAACCCATCTGAGACAGACCTTTTCTCTGTCGGACATGCAGATATTTTCTTTTCCCGACGGCATTATCATGCCTGATAGTGACATTTACATTGACAGAAGCAAGCGGGCAGCAGGCAGACAGGCGCTGTCGAACACGTTGGGAGTGGTACCAGATACCCGCTTCATTGGTGTTTTCGGCACAACAGACACGCCAAATAAACAACTGCTGCGCACATTAGCAGAACAGCTTGACCAGCACTTTCCATCTCATCACATAGTGATCTTAGGCACTCCCGACACCCGGGAGACTCTGGATGAAAAGTTCTCTGCCCGGGTGCATATGCTTCAGCAGACAGAGGATAATGAGGCCTGCTATCAGGCACTGGACTGCTGTATCTATCTTCCAGACCATCAAAACTTTTACCAGGGAGTGCCCTTGGAGGTGACAATGGCCATGGCCTGCTTTTGTCCGGTGATCGGCCCGGATGCTCCCGGTATCAGAGAGATTCTCATTGATAACAAAACAGGCAAGGTCTTTAACCCGAAACAATCTGAATCCTTACCGACGATCATCAACTGGGTCCTGAATACCCCTCCGGATCTTCTGACATTGATCCGGACAGCCCGGACGAGCGTTGAAAAACACCACACCATGGATGCCATAGGCAGGGACATCTTGCGCATTTACAGGCTACGCCAGATAAAACTCGATCGAAGATTTCAAATGATCTCTTAA
- the selB gene encoding selenocysteine-specific translation elongation factor, with translation MDNIILGTAGHIDHGKTSLVKALTGIETDRLKEEKERGITIELGFASLDLPNGQHIGIVDMPGHEKFVKNMVAGSSGIDVVVMVIAADEGVMPQTREHMEICNLMGIRHGMIALTKTDLVDEDLLELAMDDIHDFIQDTFLEEMPIVPVSSATGQGLEEFLMTLEKICSQIPPRKFSSIFRLPVDRVFSMKGFGTVITGTLISGQVSVGQDIMVFPRKITSKVRGLQVHSSSVETAVAGTRTAINFQGLDREAVFRGDVLSTPGALIESYMVDAQFHYLKSNAKPAKARTRVRFHSGTSEILGYMVLLDRESLLPGDTAPVQFRLESPVCCIKDDRYVVRSYSPVRTIGGGAILNPASQKYKAKEAAIIEGLHDLAEQDDDEKTIAFFLSIKGYSGLSFNELRVMTNVPDKKLTAALQKMLTKQEAVLTDKEKQIYVHGSIFDAFKEKALKRLTAYHKENPLKEGMPAQELKSKFQYVDDARFFNILFNRLEKENLIVLDKNLIKLSGFKVALQVDQHEIKEKIAGIYKKSGLTPPFFRTVCQDLELDQKTARDVMQMLIDEKQLIKTKDDLFFDAVAINDLETKLIEFLKANEKITTPQFKDMIGISRKYIIPLIEHFDAIHLTIRVEDHRQLRKKTV, from the coding sequence TTGGACAATATAATTCTGGGAACCGCAGGACACATTGATCATGGAAAAACCAGCCTGGTCAAGGCATTGACAGGCATTGAAACCGACCGCCTTAAAGAGGAGAAAGAACGGGGCATCACCATCGAACTCGGGTTTGCCTCCCTGGATCTTCCAAACGGTCAGCACATCGGCATCGTGGACATGCCCGGACATGAAAAATTTGTAAAGAACATGGTGGCAGGTTCTTCGGGCATTGATGTGGTGGTCATGGTCATTGCGGCAGATGAAGGGGTGATGCCCCAGACCCGGGAGCACATGGAGATCTGCAACCTCATGGGCATCCGGCACGGCATGATTGCCCTGACCAAAACCGATCTTGTGGACGAAGACCTGCTGGAACTGGCCATGGACGACATCCATGATTTTATCCAGGACACCTTCCTTGAAGAGATGCCCATTGTACCGGTATCCTCCGCCACCGGCCAGGGGTTGGAGGAATTTTTAATGACTCTTGAAAAAATATGTTCACAAATACCGCCCCGAAAATTTTCTTCCATTTTCCGACTGCCGGTGGACCGGGTATTTTCCATGAAAGGATTCGGCACGGTCATCACCGGCACCCTGATTTCAGGCCAGGTAAGTGTGGGCCAGGACATCATGGTGTTTCCAAGGAAAATCACCTCAAAGGTCCGGGGCCTGCAGGTGCATTCCAGTTCGGTGGAGACGGCTGTTGCCGGTACCCGTACGGCCATCAATTTCCAGGGCCTTGACCGGGAAGCCGTCTTCAGAGGCGATGTACTCTCCACGCCGGGAGCTTTAATCGAAAGCTATATGGTGGATGCACAGTTCCATTACCTGAAAAGCAATGCCAAACCAGCCAAAGCCCGGACAAGGGTTCGGTTTCATTCGGGCACAAGTGAAATACTGGGTTACATGGTGCTGCTGGACCGGGAGTCACTTTTGCCCGGTGACACGGCACCGGTTCAGTTCCGTCTGGAATCTCCGGTCTGCTGCATCAAAGATGACCGCTACGTTGTTCGATCCTATTCTCCTGTCAGAACCATCGGGGGCGGAGCCATCCTCAATCCGGCGTCCCAGAAATACAAGGCTAAAGAAGCTGCCATCATTGAAGGTCTTCATGACCTTGCCGAACAGGATGATGATGAAAAAACAATCGCCTTTTTTCTCTCCATCAAGGGATATTCCGGGCTGAGCTTCAATGAACTAAGGGTGATGACAAATGTGCCGGACAAAAAGCTGACTGCCGCGTTGCAGAAAATGCTTACCAAACAGGAAGCGGTCCTTACGGACAAGGAAAAGCAGATTTACGTCCATGGCTCTATCTTTGATGCATTTAAGGAAAAAGCACTGAAACGGCTGACCGCCTATCACAAGGAAAACCCCCTAAAAGAAGGCATGCCGGCCCAGGAGTTAAAATCTAAATTTCAATATGTGGATGATGCCAGGTTTTTCAACATCCTGTTCAACCGCCTGGAAAAGGAAAACCTCATTGTTCTGGACAAAAACCTGATAAAACTGTCAGGATTCAAAGTAGCTCTGCAGGTGGACCAGCACGAAATCAAAGAAAAGATTGCCGGCATTTACAAAAAATCCGGCCTGACACCGCCCTTTTTCCGCACCGTTTGCCAGGATCTCGAGTTGGATCAGAAAACAGCCAGGGACGTAATGCAGATGCTCATTGATGAAAAACAGTTAATTAAAACTAAAGATGACCTGTTTTTTGATGCCGTTGCCATCAATGATCTTGAAACAAAACTCATTGAATTTCTCAAGGCAAATGAAAAGATCACCACACCGCAATTTAAGGACATGATCGGCATTTCCAGAAAATATATCATTCCTTTGATCGAACACTTTGACGCCATACATCTGACCATACGGGTGGAGGATCATCGGCAGTTAAGAAAAAAAACAGTCTGA
- the kdsB gene encoding 3-deoxy-manno-octulosonate cytidylyltransferase, which yields MPIAVIPARFGSSRLGGKPLVDIAGKPMIQRVFEQSQKSSVVTRTIVATDDERIVSAVKAFGGEAVMTSDTCRSGTDRVAETAQMLGAADKDIIINIQGDQPVFDPQSLDDLIRPFKEEPGLAMSTLAYKIQNPREITDPKDVKVVFNRQGFAMYFSRAQIPFPRDGQTDVDYYKHLGFYAYTKAFLDQIVTLDSGTCEQVEKLEQLRVLEYGFPIKVAVTQYDSPEIDLPEDIKRVEATLR from the coding sequence ATGCCCATTGCAGTGATCCCAGCTCGTTTCGGTTCCAGTCGGCTTGGCGGCAAGCCATTGGTTGATATCGCAGGCAAGCCCATGATCCAGCGGGTGTTTGAACAATCCCAGAAATCATCCGTGGTGACAAGAACCATTGTCGCCACGGATGATGAACGCATTGTCAGCGCCGTAAAAGCATTTGGCGGAGAGGCCGTAATGACTTCGGACACCTGCCGGTCAGGTACGGACCGGGTGGCTGAAACCGCCCAAATGCTGGGGGCGGCCGACAAAGATATCATCATCAACATCCAGGGGGATCAACCCGTGTTTGATCCCCAAAGCCTTGATGATTTGATCCGGCCTTTCAAAGAGGAGCCGGGACTTGCCATGTCCACCCTGGCATATAAGATTCAAAACCCCAGGGAAATCACAGACCCCAAGGACGTAAAGGTCGTATTCAATCGCCAGGGTTTTGCCATGTATTTTTCCCGGGCCCAAATTCCATTTCCCCGGGACGGCCAGACGGATGTAGATTATTATAAGCACCTGGGTTTTTACGCATACACCAAAGCCTTTTTAGACCAGATTGTCACCCTTGACAGCGGCACCTGCGAACAGGTAGAAAAGCTAGAGCAGCTTCGGGTGCTTGAATATGGCTTTCCCATAAAAGTGGCTGTTACCCAATATGATTCACCGGAGATTGATCTGCCTGAAGACATTAAACGCGTTGAAGCGACCCTGCGCTAA
- a CDS encoding iron-containing alcohol dehydrogenase family protein: MFRNFKLVPNILFGRGCFAQLDEVVGGRRKSGEDWAVFVVDDVFKGKDLEKRIPLHDNDFLLWVNVADEPKTGYVDKLTLEAKNFNAALPCAVIGIGGGSAMDLAKSVSLMLTNEGSSTKYQGWDLIKNPAVWHAAVPTLSGTGAEVSRTAVLTGPDKKLGLNSDYTVFDQVVLDPEITKGVPKEQHFYTGMDCYIHCIESLQGTYINEFSKAYGEKSLDLCRQVFVDNHPDSADKLMMASFFGGMSIAYSQVGACHALSYGLAYVLGTHHGVGCCITFDTLDEYYPEGVKEFRSIMEKTGVDIPRGLTKDLTGDQMETMISVALNLDPLWENCLGKDWKTIMTRDKARSLFEKM; the protein is encoded by the coding sequence ATGTTTAGAAATTTTAAGCTGGTTCCCAATATTCTCTTCGGCCGGGGCTGTTTTGCCCAGCTTGACGAGGTCGTGGGCGGCCGGCGCAAGTCCGGTGAAGACTGGGCTGTCTTTGTTGTGGATGATGTATTTAAAGGCAAAGATCTTGAAAAACGCATCCCTTTGCATGACAACGATTTTCTTTTGTGGGTCAATGTGGCCGATGAGCCCAAAACAGGCTATGTGGACAAACTCACCCTGGAAGCAAAAAATTTCAACGCCGCCCTGCCCTGTGCCGTCATCGGTATTGGGGGCGGATCAGCCATGGACCTTGCCAAATCCGTCTCTTTGATGCTCACCAACGAGGGATCATCCACCAAATACCAGGGATGGGATCTGATCAAAAACCCGGCCGTATGGCACGCCGCCGTACCCACCCTTTCCGGCACAGGCGCTGAAGTGTCTCGGACCGCCGTACTCACCGGACCGGATAAAAAGTTGGGACTGAACTCCGACTATACGGTGTTTGACCAGGTGGTTCTGGACCCGGAAATCACCAAAGGCGTACCCAAGGAACAGCACTTTTATACCGGCATGGACTGCTATATTCACTGCATTGAATCTTTGCAGGGTACCTATATTAACGAATTTTCAAAGGCCTATGGTGAAAAATCACTGGATCTGTGCCGCCAGGTTTTTGTGGACAACCACCCGGACTCGGCGGACAAATTGATGATGGCCTCCTTTTTCGGCGGCATGAGCATTGCCTACTCCCAGGTTGGTGCCTGCCACGCCCTTTCTTACGGCCTGGCCTATGTGCTCGGCACCCATCATGGCGTGGGCTGCTGCATCACCTTTGACACCCTGGATGAATACTATCCCGAGGGAGTAAAAGAATTTCGGTCCATTATGGAAAAAACAGGGGTGGATATTCCCAGGGGCCTGACAAAGGACCTGACAGGCGATCAGATGGAGACCATGATCAGCGTGGCCCTGAATCTTGATCCGCTGTGGGAAAACTGCCTAGGCAAGGACTGGAAAACCATCATGACCCGTGATAAGGCGCGCAGCCTTTTTGAAAAGATGTAA
- a CDS encoding DegT/DnrJ/EryC1/StrS family aminotransferase translates to MPGFELFSDEERKQVNDVLETGVLFRYGFEGARNGHFKALEFEKKLAQITGTQFSHLCSSGTAALCTALAACGIGAGDEVIVPPFTFVATFEAVIQAGAIPVFADIDQTLCLDPDRLEAAVTPRTKAVVPVHMCGAMARIDEIKAFCDKKGLVLLEDACQSLGASFKGSHLGAFGKAGCFSFDSVKTVTCGEGGGIITNDEDVYTRCHQYADHGHDHLGGPDRGADGHPIMGTNYRISELNAAVGVAQLGKLDRILEIQKKNKAAIKDAMKEIEGVTFRELPDPKGDSATFLSFFMPTHAQAEQAAKKLAENGAPCAYWYNNNWHYYKKWHHLKEVKRAAKLPFELSTDLPDYAGLVLEQSEEIMKRTLSMQIMLSWGADDMDKRIQAVLNALK, encoded by the coding sequence ATGCCTGGCTTTGAATTATTTTCAGATGAGGAACGCAAACAGGTCAATGATGTATTGGAAACAGGCGTTTTATTCAGATACGGATTTGAGGGGGCCAGAAACGGCCATTTTAAAGCCCTGGAATTTGAAAAAAAGCTGGCCCAGATAACAGGTACCCAATTCAGCCATCTGTGTTCCAGCGGAACAGCAGCCCTTTGTACGGCCCTGGCGGCCTGCGGCATCGGGGCCGGGGACGAGGTTATTGTCCCGCCGTTTACCTTTGTAGCCACCTTTGAAGCCGTGATCCAGGCAGGCGCCATACCTGTGTTTGCAGACATTGACCAGACCCTGTGCCTGGACCCGGACCGCCTGGAAGCGGCAGTAACACCCCGGACCAAGGCTGTGGTGCCGGTGCATATGTGCGGGGCCATGGCAAGAATTGATGAAATCAAAGCCTTTTGCGATAAAAAAGGGTTGGTACTTCTGGAAGATGCCTGCCAGTCCCTGGGCGCAAGTTTCAAGGGCAGCCATCTGGGCGCTTTCGGAAAGGCCGGTTGTTTCTCCTTTGACTCGGTTAAAACCGTGACCTGTGGTGAAGGCGGCGGCATTATCACCAACGATGAAGATGTTTACACCCGGTGCCACCAGTACGCAGACCATGGCCACGACCACCTGGGCGGGCCGGACCGTGGCGCAGACGGCCATCCCATCATGGGCACCAACTACAGGATATCCGAACTCAATGCCGCTGTGGGAGTCGCCCAGTTAGGCAAACTTGACCGTATCCTTGAAATCCAGAAAAAAAATAAAGCCGCCATCAAAGATGCCATGAAAGAGATTGAGGGCGTTACCTTTCGTGAACTTCCCGACCCGAAGGGGGATTCCGCCACCTTTTTGAGCTTTTTTATGCCCACCCACGCCCAGGCCGAACAGGCGGCAAAAAAACTTGCGGAAAACGGCGCGCCCTGTGCCTACTGGTATAACAACAACTGGCATTACTATAAAAAATGGCATCACCTCAAGGAGGTGAAACGCGCCGCAAAACTCCCCTTTGAACTGAGTACGGACCTGCCAGATTATGCCGGACTTGTACTGGAACAAAGTGAAGAGATTATGAAACGAACGTTGTCCATGCAGATCATGCTCTCCTGGGGCGCTGATGATATGGATAAACGTATACAAGCGGTATTAAACGCTTTAAAATAA